Genomic DNA from Dehalococcoidia bacterium:
CGCGCCGTGTCCGCCATGGGGTTTGAAGAGCCGACCCCTGTTCAGTCGAGGACGATTCCCCGGCTGCTGGCGGGCAAAGATGTCGTGGTTCAGGCCCAGACCGGTACGGGCAAGACCGCGGCCTATGGCCTTCCAATCGCCGAGCGGATGGATGCATCAAGCAGGAGCGTGCAGGCGCTGGTGCTGACGCCCACTCGGGAGCTGGCTTTACAGGTTGCCAACCAGTTGGCTCAGCTTACCCAGTTCCAGGGCCTCTCCGTATTGCCTGTCTATGGCGGGCAGTCGTATGTCCTTCAAATACGTTCTTTGAAACGGGGTGTTCAGATAGTCGTCGCAACGCCCGGGCGGTTGCTGGACCTGCTGAAGCAGCGGGTCCTCACGCTGGCGCAAGTCCGATTCGTCGTGCTGGACGAGGCGGACGAGATGCTGAACATGGGCTTCCAGGAGGATGTTGAACGGATTCTCCGCGAAACGCCGGGGGAGCGCCAGACCGCCCTTTTCTCCGCCACCATGCCGGAGGCCATCCTACGGCTCGCCAACCGCTATCTGCGCGAGCCGGAGCGCATCATCCTGTCACAGCCCCAGGCGCTGACAGTCCCCACCATCACCCAATCGTATTTCCTTGTCCCGCCCCAGTTCAAGGTGGAAGCCTTGAGTCGTGTCCTGGAGGCTCGCGCTCCCGACCTTGCCCTTGTGTTTTGCGCCACCAAATGCATGACAGCCGAACTGGCCAGGGAACTGCAGAGCCGGGGCTATCGCACCGAGGCGCTGCACAGCGACATAACTCAAAGCCAGAGGGAAGCCGCGATGCAGGCAGCCCGCAAGGGACAGGTGGACGTACTCGTGGCGACTGACGTGGCCGCGCGTGGCATTGACATCCCTGAAGTGTCTCACGTCATCAACTTCGATGTCCCGCAGGACTCGGACTCCTATGTGCATCGCGTCGGACGGACTGCGCGGGCCGGGCGGGCTGGCGAGGCGATGACGTTTGTAACGCCGCGTGAGTTGCGCCTGCTGAGGGCGATTGAGAGCGCCGTGGGAGTTCGCCTGAAGCGCGAGGAACTGCCAACCGCGGCTGAGGCTGAGGGGCGGGAGCGAGAGAGCATGACGGCCCGGCTGCGGCAGGTGTTGGTGGACGGCCAGTGGGGAGCGTTTCGGTCGCTGGCAGAGGAATTGGCGCAGCAAAACGATCCTCTGGATATCGCGGCGGCGGCGATGAGCATGGCCTATGGGCCCGTCAAGCCACGACTGGACATCCCTCGGGTGTCACCGCATGAGCCAGCGCCGCCGGCAAAGCCGAGGTTCAGCAGGCGTCCCACGTTCAAGCGGGGCCGCAGGTAGCGTTGACGTCCGCTCACACCAGGCCGCCGCGCCGCGGCGGCCTGGTTGGTCATCTTTCGTCCACTTCTGCACCTGGGTGCGTTTGCTATCTTCCGGGTGCATGAGACCGATTTGGGCGCAGGTTCATGGCTCCCCTTTACAGAGATGCCTGCTCTGCATAAGATAGGGGCCATGCGTCCAAGGGACACCGCCTATCTTATGCGCTATGCCCCTCGATAAAGTTGTGGCTGGGCTGGATGCCGCCGTGCGGGATATAGCCGACGGCGCGGTCCTGCTGCTGGGCGGCTTCGCCGGCGTGGGCGTGCCGTCGCACCTCATTATGGCGGTGTTGGAGAAGGGCGCGAAAGACCTGACTATTGTGTGCAACGACTGCAACGGCGGCACGCGCGGGGACAGGCTGGACGCCGCGATGCTGGTGGACTTCCGGCGGGTGCGCAAGGCCATCACCTCGTACCCCGTCGTGACCACGACGGTCAAGTCGTGCTCCTTTGAGCTTCAGTACCGCCGCCGCGAGGTGGATCTGGAGCTGACGCCGCAGGGATCGCTCGCCGAGCGTCTGCGGGCCGCGGGCGCTGGCATACCCGCCTTTTACACGCCGACCGGCATCGGCACGCGGTTCGCGGAGGGCAAGGAGACGCGCGTTTTCGACGGACGTCCCTGCGTGATGGAGCGGGCGCTGAAGGCGGACTTCGCGCTGATCCGGGCGTGGAAGGCGGACCGCTACGGCAACCTGGTGTACCGCCGCGCGGCGCGCAACTTCAACCCGGTCATGGCGCCCGCCGCCAGGACGACCATCGCCGAGGTGGACGAGGTGGTGGAGCCGGGCGAGCTGGACCCGGAGGCGGTGGTCACGCCGGGCATCTTTGTGCACCGCGTGGTGCGCGTGACGGAGGCCGACCGCCGCAGGCTGGCGATGTTGGGGGAGAAAGTGGTGGCGCTGCGGCGGAGCACAGGGCAGTAGCCGACAACCATCCCAGAAAGGGGTGAGGCGCAATGCCGATGAACAAGCTGGTCAGGAGCGCGGACGAGGCCGTGGCGGACATCTTTGACGGCGCGGTCATCCACTTCGGCGGGTTCGCGGCGCGCGGAGTCCCGTACGAGCTTATCGCGGCGCTCAAGCGCAAGGGGGCGAAGAATCTGACCGCCGTCTGCAACGACATCTGGGGCGGCTGGCGCAACTTTCCGGACGTCTCGGTGCTTGTCGCGAACAGGCAGGTGAAGAAGCTCATCGCGACCTTCCCCGTACCCGCGTCGCCTCTGGAGAAGACCCCGTTCGAGGAGCAGTGGCGCGCGGGCCAGATCGAGCTTGAGATGTGTCCGCAGGGCACGCTCGCCGAACGGCTGCGCGCCGCGGGCGCTGGCATACCCGCCTTCTACACGCCCACGGGCGCGGGCACGCAGTTCGCGGAGGGCAAGGAGACGCGCGCCTTCGACGGGCGGGAGTACGTGCTGGAGCGGGCGCTGAAGGCGGACTTCGCGCTGGTCCACGCCCACAAGGGCGACCGCTACGGCAACCTGGTCTATAACAAGGCCGCGCGCAACTTCAACCCGCCGATGGCCATGGCCGCCAGGACGACCATCGCGGAGGTGGACATAATTGTGGAGCCGGGCGAGTTGGATCCGGAGGCGGTGGTCACGCCGGGCATCTTCGTCGAGCTGGTCGTCCGCGTGCCGAAGAAGAAGTAGCTTGTCGAGCGGGGGTCTGGGGGTGTCCCCCAGAACTAAATAAAACCCCCTCTCCAATGGAGAGGGGGTCAGGGGGTGAGGCATATGGCAACCAGGGAGCGGCTGCCCCGCGAGGTCATGGCGATGCGCATCGCGCGGGAGCTGAAGGACGGCTACTACGTCAACCTGGGCATCGGCATCCCGACGCTTGTCTCCAACTACATTCCGCCGGAGATGACTGTCATCGTGCACTCGGAGAACGGCATCCTGGGCGTCGGCCCTCTCGCCGAGCCGGGGCAGGAGGACTTTGAGCTTATCAACGCGGGGGGCCAGCATGTGACCCTCGTCCCCGGCGGCTGTTTCTTCCATCACGCCGACTCCTTCGCCATGGTGCGCGGCGGACACATTGACGTGACCGTCCTCGGCGGCCTTCAGGTCTCGGAGAAGGGCGACCTGGCGAACTGGATGATCCCGACCCGCGGCGTGGGCAGCATCGGTGGCGCGGCCGACCTGGTGTATGGCGCGAAGATGCTCATCGTCGTCATGGAGCATACGGCCAAGGACGGCCAGCCGAAGTTGGTCAAGAAATGCTCATTTCCCTTGACCGGCAAGGAATGCGTCAAGATAGTGGTCACCGATGTGGCGGTCATTGATGTGACAAAGGAGGGGCTGGTCCTGCGGGAGGTGGCCCCCGGCTGGACGCCCCGCGAGGTGCAGGCCATCACCGAGCCAAAGCTCATCGTTCCCAAAAGCGTCAAAGAGATGGAGCTATAGGCGCTAGACAAAGAGAGGGGGCCGTCCGCACGGACGGCCCCCTCTGCCAGACCGGGGAGGGTTTTAGTCCTCGCCCTTGCCGCGGCCTTGCTTGCCGTGGTCTTTCCGAAGGCCCGGAGGAACAAACTGAGTGCCGCGCCCGTCATCACCGTTGGAGAACGACAGTTTGTCGTTGCCGCCGGAGCGCGAGGCCGTACCCATCATCTTGTCCAGACGCTGTTCAAGCTGGTCCAGGCGCTTGTTCATCTGCTCCCGGAGCCGCTCGATCTGGTCTTTCTCCTTCTCCAGTTGTCCCGTGCTCGGAGTCGGCTGAGGACGCTTCACCTGTGGCTGCGCCTTGGCCACCAGCGTCACCTCACCGTTGATGGTGCCGATAGTCACCTGGTCGTTCACCTGGAACCCCGCCAGACCCTTCTGACCGCTCTGCGCCGCGGGGACGTACTGGGTCTTGTCGGATACGGTGTACGTTTGGACGTCCGTGCCACCGTTAAGCATAATTGTGATGCTCGTCTGGGTGACGGCGGTGACC
This window encodes:
- a CDS encoding DEAD/DEAH box helicase — encoded protein: MTDFLNLGLSPRVLRAVSAMGFEEPTPVQSRTIPRLLAGKDVVVQAQTGTGKTAAYGLPIAERMDASSRSVQALVLTPTRELALQVANQLAQLTQFQGLSVLPVYGGQSYVLQIRSLKRGVQIVVATPGRLLDLLKQRVLTLAQVRFVVLDEADEMLNMGFQEDVERILRETPGERQTALFSATMPEAILRLANRYLREPERIILSQPQALTVPTITQSYFLVPPQFKVEALSRVLEARAPDLALVFCATKCMTAELARELQSRGYRTEALHSDITQSQREAAMQAARKGQVDVLVATDVAARGIDIPEVSHVINFDVPQDSDSYVHRVGRTARAGRAGEAMTFVTPRELRLLRAIESAVGVRLKREELPTAAEAEGRERESMTARLRQVLVDGQWGAFRSLAEELAQQNDPLDIAAAAMSMAYGPVKPRLDIPRVSPHEPAPPAKPRFSRRPTFKRGRR
- a CDS encoding 3-oxoacid CoA-transferase subunit A, translating into MPLDKVVAGLDAAVRDIADGAVLLLGGFAGVGVPSHLIMAVLEKGAKDLTIVCNDCNGGTRGDRLDAAMLVDFRRVRKAITSYPVVTTTVKSCSFELQYRRREVDLELTPQGSLAERLRAAGAGIPAFYTPTGIGTRFAEGKETRVFDGRPCVMERALKADFALIRAWKADRYGNLVYRRAARNFNPVMAPAARTTIAEVDEVVEPGELDPEAVVTPGIFVHRVVRVTEADRRRLAMLGEKVVALRRSTGQ
- a CDS encoding 3-oxoacid CoA-transferase subunit A produces the protein MNKLVRSADEAVADIFDGAVIHFGGFAARGVPYELIAALKRKGAKNLTAVCNDIWGGWRNFPDVSVLVANRQVKKLIATFPVPASPLEKTPFEEQWRAGQIELEMCPQGTLAERLRAAGAGIPAFYTPTGAGTQFAEGKETRAFDGREYVLERALKADFALVHAHKGDRYGNLVYNKAARNFNPPMAMAARTTIAEVDIIVEPGELDPEAVVTPGIFVELVVRVPKKK
- a CDS encoding 3-oxoacid CoA-transferase subunit B yields the protein MATRERLPREVMAMRIARELKDGYYVNLGIGIPTLVSNYIPPEMTVIVHSENGILGVGPLAEPGQEDFELINAGGQHVTLVPGGCFFHHADSFAMVRGGHIDVTVLGGLQVSEKGDLANWMIPTRGVGSIGGAADLVYGAKMLIVVMEHTAKDGQPKLVKKCSFPLTGKECVKIVVTDVAVIDVTKEGLVLREVAPGWTPREVQAITEPKLIVPKSVKEMEL